Proteins from one Halovivax limisalsi genomic window:
- a CDS encoding DUF7504 family protein produces the protein MQSIPPFPAAVSAGSTVLVAGTVDPSNDAIGLRMLCRYGDADDAALVVTSTETADETTARYESVCPEGGPSIGLVDTQSKRQYLSSLYGPTPTVYTPSTADLERIVIALAELTETAVPPTDARHLVVRSVTPLLEHASVDRVCNVLRRISGLRTGGGICYVGIHYTEHDQDAVAELARQADGIVWVTRGADRDVTFDYQPARSYVGPIPDGDS, from the coding sequence GTGCAGTCGATCCCGCCGTTCCCAGCGGCGGTGAGCGCCGGGTCGACCGTCCTCGTCGCTGGAACGGTCGACCCGTCGAACGACGCGATCGGGCTCCGCATGCTGTGTCGGTACGGCGACGCCGACGACGCCGCACTCGTCGTCACGAGCACCGAAACGGCCGACGAGACGACGGCTCGCTACGAGTCGGTCTGTCCCGAGGGCGGGCCGTCGATCGGACTCGTCGACACCCAGTCCAAACGCCAGTACCTCTCGTCGCTGTACGGGCCGACGCCGACGGTGTACACGCCGTCGACGGCCGACCTCGAGCGCATCGTCATCGCGCTCGCGGAGCTCACCGAGACGGCCGTCCCGCCGACGGACGCCCGCCATCTCGTCGTTCGGTCGGTCACGCCTCTTCTCGAACACGCGTCCGTCGACCGCGTCTGTAACGTTCTGCGGCGGATCTCGGGCCTTCGCACCGGCGGCGGAATCTGCTACGTCGGGATCCACTACACTGAGCACGACCAGGACGCGGTCGCGGAACTCGCCCGGCAGGCCGACGGCATCGTCTGGGTGACGCGCGGCGCGGATCGAGACGTGACGTTCGACTACCAGCCGGCCCGGAGCTACGTGGGGCCGATCCCCGACGGCGACTCGTAG
- a CDS encoding DUF5786 family protein — protein sequence MGFGSYDESEQRQQDVGDDEEETAVNVHEHDHDGEMTTETGSSTDELLGQLQEIKEQTDEE from the coding sequence ATGGGGTTTGGAAGCTACGACGAGTCCGAACAACGCCAGCAGGACGTCGGCGATGACGAGGAAGAGACGGCGGTGAACGTCCACGAACACGATCACGACGGCGAAATGACGACCGAAACGGGGAGTTCGACCGACGAACTCCTCGGTCAGCTGCAGGAGATCAAGGAGCAGACGGACGAAGAGTAA
- a CDS encoding ribonuclease J: MEIEIATIGGYEEVGRQMTAVRAGDDIVIFDMGLNLSKVLIHDNIQTEGMHSLDLIDMGAIPDDRVMADLDGDVRAIVPTHGHLDHIGAISKLAHRYDAPVVATPFTSALVEEEIQDEDKFSTGNELRTMDPGESMTIGEHGLELEFVNVTHSIVGAINPVLHTPEGAIVYGLDKRMDHTPVLGDPIDMKRFREIGREDEGVLCYIEDCTNANKQGRTPSERVAREHLRDVMYSLEDYDGGIVATTFSSHIARVTSLVEFAEDIGRQPILLGRSMEKYSGTADRLDIVDFPDSLGMFGYRRSIDQSFERIMDDGKEDFLPIVTGHQGEPRAMLTRMARGETNYDLDEGDKVLFSARVIPEPTNEGQRYQAEKLLGMQGARVYSDIHVSGHLRQEGHYQMLDALQPQHVIPAHQDMSGFSGYVDLASNQGYTMGRDLHVTANGNVIQLVE; encoded by the coding sequence ATGGAAATCGAAATCGCGACGATCGGCGGCTACGAGGAGGTCGGGCGACAGATGACTGCGGTGCGGGCGGGCGACGACATCGTCATCTTCGACATGGGTCTGAACCTGTCGAAGGTGCTCATTCACGACAACATTCAGACGGAGGGGATGCACAGTCTCGACCTGATCGACATGGGGGCGATCCCGGACGACCGGGTCATGGCCGACCTGGACGGCGACGTCAGGGCGATCGTGCCGACCCACGGCCACCTGGATCACATCGGCGCGATCTCGAAGCTCGCCCACCGGTACGACGCGCCGGTCGTCGCGACGCCGTTTACCAGCGCCCTCGTCGAGGAGGAGATCCAGGACGAGGACAAGTTCAGCACCGGGAACGAACTCCGCACGATGGATCCGGGCGAGTCGATGACGATCGGCGAGCACGGACTCGAACTCGAGTTCGTCAACGTCACCCACTCCATCGTCGGCGCGATCAACCCCGTTCTCCACACGCCCGAAGGAGCCATCGTCTACGGCCTGGACAAGCGGATGGACCACACGCCGGTCCTCGGCGATCCGATCGACATGAAGCGCTTTCGCGAGATCGGTCGCGAGGACGAGGGCGTGCTCTGTTACATCGAGGACTGTACCAACGCGAACAAGCAGGGGCGAACGCCCTCCGAGCGCGTGGCCCGCGAGCACCTCCGGGACGTGATGTACAGCCTGGAGGACTACGACGGCGGGATCGTCGCGACGACGTTCTCGAGTCACATCGCCCGGGTCACGAGCCTGGTCGAGTTCGCCGAGGACATCGGCCGCCAGCCCATCCTGCTGGGCCGGTCGATGGAGAAGTACTCCGGAACGGCCGATCGACTCGACATCGTCGACTTCCCCGATTCACTCGGGATGTTCGGTTATCGACGCTCGATCGACCAGTCCTTCGAGCGCATCATGGACGACGGGAAGGAGGACTTCCTCCCGATCGTCACCGGCCACCAGGGCGAACCGCGCGCGATGCTCACCCGGATGGCCCGCGGCGAGACGAACTACGACCTGGACGAGGGTGATAAGGTCCTCTTCTCCGCCCGGGTCATCCCGGAGCCGACCAACGAGGGACAGCGATACCAGGCCGAGAAACTGCTCGGCATGCAGGGCGCCCGCGTCTACTCGGACATCCACGTCTCCGGCCACCTCCGCCAGGAGGGCCACTACCAGATGCTCGACGCCCTCCAGCCCCAGCACGTCATCCCCGCCCACCAGGACATGAGCGGCTTCTCGGGGTACGTCGACCTCGCATCCAACCAGGGCTACACGATGGGGCGAGACCTCCACGTCACCGCGAACGGAAACGTGATCCAGCTCGTCGAATAG
- a CDS encoding DUF7344 domain-containing protein: MIPNSKTPHRSDDRREITPTELFAVFSSERRQRAVAYLAGKPAAIPLGDLAEWIAICEGEPTYDRYDRVLTALAHTHLPHLSDAGIVRYDAGAETVELAVSRRVVQPYLELAGHADA; this comes from the coding sequence ATGATTCCCAACTCCAAGACCCCACACCGATCCGACGACCGCCGCGAGATCACCCCCACGGAACTGTTCGCCGTATTCTCGAGCGAGCGTCGCCAGCGAGCGGTCGCCTACCTCGCGGGAAAACCGGCCGCGATCCCGCTCGGCGATCTGGCGGAGTGGATTGCGATCTGCGAGGGCGAGCCGACGTACGACCGGTACGACCGCGTCCTCACCGCGCTGGCGCACACCCACCTGCCCCACCTCAGCGACGCGGGGATCGTCCGGTACGACGCCGGAGCCGAAACCGTCGAACTGGCCGTCTCGCGGCGCGTGGTGCAACCGTACCTGGAACTCGCCGGCCACGCCGACGCGTAG
- a CDS encoding NAD(P)/FAD-dependent oxidoreductase — MDVVVVGGGIVGLSAAYHLAERDTSVMLVEQGPLGAGSTARSAGGIRSQFSTAVNVSLSLASKPVWRSFEERFGVDIEYRRNGYLFLARTEPAAERFRENVAMQRELGAESEFLAPAEATEHCPGLEPEHFVGATYNPDDGVADPNLAVQGYAAGAREGGVEIRTGTTVTDVLVDDGRVVGVEVEGDERLEVDYVVNAAGAWAGRFGELAGADIPISPRRRQVAVVEPSSPVPETDPLTIDLETGSYFRPEREGIALVGGHFGSDDPAVDPDRFDEDMDLEWAAYAVEQAADYTTYFGPDTRIRRGWAGLYGVTPDHHPVIEETRPGFVTAAGFSGHGFQHAPATGRIVAEIVLDGEPSLVDVSMLDAARFEREEHFAEHNVA, encoded by the coding sequence ATGGACGTAGTCGTCGTCGGTGGTGGAATCGTCGGGCTCTCGGCGGCGTACCATCTGGCCGAACGTGATACATCCGTGATGCTTGTCGAACAGGGCCCCCTCGGTGCGGGGAGCACGGCCCGCTCGGCCGGCGGCATCCGATCGCAGTTTTCCACCGCGGTCAACGTCTCCCTCTCGCTGGCCAGCAAGCCCGTCTGGCGCTCGTTCGAGGAGCGCTTCGGCGTCGACATCGAGTACCGGCGGAACGGCTACCTGTTTCTCGCCCGGACCGAACCGGCCGCCGAACGGTTCCGCGAGAACGTCGCGATGCAGCGCGAGCTCGGGGCCGAGAGCGAATTTCTCGCGCCGGCGGAGGCGACCGAACACTGTCCCGGCCTGGAGCCGGAACACTTCGTCGGCGCGACGTACAACCCCGACGACGGGGTCGCCGACCCCAACCTGGCGGTGCAGGGCTACGCTGCGGGCGCCCGCGAGGGCGGTGTCGAGATCCGCACGGGAACGACGGTCACCGACGTCCTCGTCGACGACGGGCGGGTCGTCGGCGTCGAGGTCGAGGGGGACGAGCGCCTCGAGGTTGACTACGTCGTCAACGCCGCGGGCGCGTGGGCGGGCCGCTTCGGCGAACTCGCGGGCGCCGACATCCCGATCTCGCCGCGTCGCCGACAGGTCGCCGTCGTCGAACCGTCGTCGCCGGTCCCCGAGACCGACCCGCTGACGATCGACCTCGAAACGGGGTCGTACTTCCGCCCGGAGCGCGAGGGCATCGCGCTCGTCGGCGGGCACTTCGGGAGCGACGATCCGGCCGTCGACCCCGATCGATTCGACGAAGACATGGACCTCGAGTGGGCCGCCTACGCCGTCGAGCAGGCGGCCGACTACACCACGTACTTCGGGCCGGACACCCGGATCAGACGCGGCTGGGCGGGATTGTACGGCGTCACCCCGGACCACCACCCGGTCATCGAGGAGACCCGCCCCGGCTTCGTCACCGCGGCCGGCTTCTCGGGCCACGGGTTCCAGCACGCCCCCGCGACGGGCCGGATCGTCGCGGAGATCGTCCTCGACGGCGAGCCCTCCCTCGTCGACGTCTCGATGCTCGACGCCGCCCGGTTCGAGCGCGAGGAACACTTCGCCGAGCACAACGTGGCCTGA
- a CDS encoding class I SAM-dependent methyltransferase, whose protein sequence is MDDRTTNRRLWDAWSEDFQALWNADTADGEAPPAPCPFAEDAPGGSHPDILPTVEGIDFVELGCGGGQGSVGAALHGADTVVGVDFSGEQLAHARHLRDHYGVEAEFVTGDVTAVPLAEGSFDAAFSGWVYQMVEDLEACLKEAGRVLRDEGVLVLDVPHPFSELFDPENRELVRSYHGTDRRTIAIDEAYDVDMVVYDRTIADLHNALVDAGFAVERLLEPGSDDPEEHDDDPLESDRADLPASVPRNLRFWATVR, encoded by the coding sequence ATGGACGACCGGACGACGAACCGGCGACTCTGGGACGCCTGGAGCGAGGACTTTCAGGCGCTGTGGAACGCCGACACGGCCGATGGCGAGGCGCCGCCGGCGCCCTGCCCGTTCGCCGAGGACGCTCCGGGTGGCAGCCACCCCGACATCCTGCCGACCGTCGAGGGGATCGATTTCGTCGAGCTCGGCTGCGGCGGCGGCCAGGGCAGCGTCGGGGCGGCGCTCCACGGGGCCGACACCGTCGTCGGCGTCGACTTCTCGGGCGAGCAACTCGCCCACGCGCGTCACCTGCGGGATCACTACGGCGTCGAGGCGGAATTCGTCACCGGCGACGTGACGGCCGTCCCGCTGGCCGAGGGCTCCTTCGACGCAGCCTTCTCGGGCTGGGTCTACCAGATGGTCGAGGACCTCGAGGCCTGTTTGAAAGAGGCCGGGCGCGTCCTCCGGGACGAGGGCGTCCTCGTCCTCGACGTCCCGCACCCGTTCTCCGAACTGTTCGACCCCGAGAACCGGGAACTCGTCCGCAGCTACCACGGGACCGATCGCCGAACGATCGCGATCGACGAGGCCTACGACGTCGACATGGTCGTCTACGACCGAACGATCGCCGACCTCCACAACGCGCTCGTCGACGCCGGCTTCGCGGTGGAACGGCTCCTCGAACCCGGGAGCGACGACCCCGAGGAGCACGACGACGACCCGCTCGAGAGCGACCGGGCTGACCTGCCGGCGTCGGTCCCGCGCAACCTCCGGTTCTGGGCGACCGTCCGGTGA
- a CDS encoding S9 family peptidase has protein sequence MSEALDLEDLNALRRPSDVALSPEGARVAYVVSEADPDADEYRRSLFVAPTDGSRDPHRLTSVANAESPAWGPGGERLAFLATRDRDVELAVGSSDGDEDDSTGDEDEGETESPDADDGDGSEADEPTPQVWAFDLARGGDARQITDFDEGVREFDWSPAGERLVVSARDPTDDQRDYLAGVREENEPYEVTRTQHKRDGAGYLDGVETYLFVLDAEGRGVARDAARRLDDAVGRGAREPYFGLQPAWGPDDRIAFASYAGDDEPDETYALDVHTISPEGDDHRTLTEGALTAAVLRWSPDGTRLAYVAAHATNTYHPAEVHVADAEAGETRSVSASLDRTVARAGAPEWVGEGELVAPVGDEGRTRLVRLDAETDDPERIFEAQGDDRTVTGFDATPETTAVVCSHPSEGPDVFGLPTADLDSGVEPTRLSACNDALLEGAALPSFERITYENDDGETVEGQVYLPGSFESDDHDEADALPLICYVHGGPTAYDAPAFRFDYAYWTGRGYAVLNVNYRGSTSYGRSFSECIRGEWGPREADDILSGVSTLVERGWADPDRLFVGGFSQGAINTLYVVTRDDRFAAAAPEHGIYDFQANFGPADMHQWYVNDLGVPWENAEGYRRISSVQDVDRVNTPLLVTAGENDWRCPPSQAEQLYVSAKRAGVEAKLVVYQDEHHGISRPGRHAHRLETLTDWFEAHDPGVEQDESAE, from the coding sequence ATGTCTGAAGCGCTCGACCTCGAGGATCTCAACGCCCTCCGGCGGCCGTCGGACGTGGCGCTCTCGCCGGAGGGCGCCCGCGTCGCGTACGTCGTCTCCGAAGCCGATCCCGACGCGGACGAGTACCGCCGGTCGCTGTTCGTCGCCCCGACGGACGGGAGCCGAGACCCGCACCGACTCACCAGCGTGGCGAACGCGGAGTCGCCCGCGTGGGGGCCAGGAGGCGAGCGACTGGCGTTTCTCGCGACCCGTGACCGGGACGTCGAACTCGCGGTCGGATCGAGCGACGGAGACGAGGACGATTCGACCGGAGACGAGGACGAGGGCGAGACGGAGTCACCGGATGCGGACGACGGTGATGGGTCCGAGGCCGACGAGCCGACGCCCCAGGTCTGGGCGTTCGATCTCGCACGCGGCGGTGACGCCCGACAGATCACCGATTTCGACGAGGGCGTCCGCGAGTTCGACTGGAGCCCCGCGGGCGAGCGCCTCGTCGTCTCCGCGCGCGATCCGACCGACGACCAGCGGGACTACCTCGCGGGCGTCCGCGAGGAGAACGAACCGTACGAGGTGACGCGAACGCAGCACAAACGGGACGGAGCCGGGTACCTCGACGGCGTCGAGACCTACCTGTTCGTCCTCGACGCCGAAGGACGCGGCGTCGCGCGCGACGCCGCGAGGCGACTCGACGACGCGGTAGGTCGCGGCGCTCGCGAACCGTATTTCGGTCTCCAGCCGGCGTGGGGTCCGGACGACCGCATCGCCTTCGCCTCCTACGCGGGCGACGACGAGCCGGACGAGACCTACGCCCTCGACGTCCACACCATCTCGCCCGAGGGGGACGATCACCGGACGCTGACCGAGGGTGCGCTCACCGCGGCGGTGCTCCGGTGGTCGCCCGACGGCACCCGCCTCGCGTACGTCGCCGCGCACGCGACGAACACGTACCACCCGGCGGAGGTCCACGTCGCGGACGCGGAGGCGGGCGAGACGCGGTCGGTCTCGGCCTCGCTCGACCGGACGGTCGCGCGGGCCGGCGCCCCGGAGTGGGTCGGCGAGGGCGAACTCGTCGCGCCGGTCGGGGACGAAGGCCGGACCCGGCTCGTCAGACTCGACGCGGAGACCGACGACCCGGAGCGGATCTTCGAGGCGCAGGGCGACGACCGCACGGTGACGGGGTTCGACGCCACGCCGGAGACGACCGCCGTCGTCTGCAGCCACCCGAGCGAGGGGCCGGACGTCTTCGGCCTCCCGACGGCCGACCTCGATTCGGGCGTCGAGCCGACGCGACTGAGCGCGTGCAACGACGCGCTGCTCGAAGGTGCCGCGCTCCCGTCGTTCGAACGTATCACGTACGAGAACGACGACGGCGAGACCGTCGAGGGCCAGGTCTACCTGCCCGGATCGTTCGAGTCCGACGACCACGACGAGGCGGACGCCCTCCCGCTGATCTGCTACGTCCACGGCGGGCCGACCGCCTACGACGCGCCGGCGTTCCGGTTCGACTACGCCTACTGGACCGGCCGGGGCTACGCCGTCCTGAACGTCAACTACCGCGGCTCGACCTCCTACGGCCGATCGTTCTCCGAGTGCATCCGCGGCGAGTGGGGTCCGCGCGAGGCCGACGACATTCTCTCGGGCGTCTCCACCCTCGTCGAGCGCGGCTGGGCCGACCCCGACCGACTGTTCGTCGGCGGCTTCTCCCAGGGCGCCATCAACACGCTCTACGTCGTTACGCGGGACGATCGCTTCGCCGCGGCGGCGCCGGAACACGGCATCTACGACTTTCAGGCCAACTTCGGCCCCGCGGACATGCACCAGTGGTACGTCAACGACCTGGGCGTCCCGTGGGAGAACGCAGAGGGCTACCGCCGAATCTCGAGCGTTCAGGACGTCGACCGGGTGAACACCCCGCTCCTGGTCACGGCGGGCGAGAACGACTGGCGCTGTCCGCCCTCGCAGGCCGAGCAGCTCTACGTCAGCGCGAAACGCGCCGGCGTCGAGGCGAAACTCGTCGTCTACCAGGACGAACACCACGGCATCTCCCGGCCCGGTCGACACGCCCACCGCCTCGAGACGCTGACCGACTGGTTCGAGGCGCACGATCCCGGCGTCGAGCAGGATGAATCCGCCGAGTAA
- a CDS encoding CHRD domain-containing protein, whose protein sequence is MTAHTAADERPTDGSRTNDFGVDRRSVLALAGASALGLGSGVASADSHDGDDGSGGLFLAAATGGQQTEDVDTEAAGGAAFSLSEDGSEMEYALLVSAIEDVTQAHIHLGGAGENGPVAVWLYPDPEATEPELQEGRFDGVLATGTFTEEHLTDAVEGGTMDALLEAIEGGGAYVNVHTEEYPAGEIRGQLTSAEDVAAALQHEHDGDAVDETDERDGGTADGNRSDGAGGNETAGGSDGGGGDENDTASGNTSDDGTDYGG, encoded by the coding sequence ATGACAGCACACACCGCAGCAGACGAACGCCCAACGGACGGGTCGAGAACGAACGACTTCGGCGTCGACCGACGCAGCGTACTGGCGCTGGCCGGTGCGAGCGCGCTGGGGCTCGGGTCGGGGGTCGCGAGCGCCGACTCACACGACGGCGACGACGGGAGCGGCGGCCTCTTCCTCGCGGCCGCGACGGGCGGCCAGCAGACCGAGGACGTCGACACCGAGGCGGCCGGCGGGGCCGCGTTCAGCCTGAGCGAGGACGGCAGCGAGATGGAGTACGCCCTGCTCGTCTCCGCGATCGAGGACGTGACGCAGGCCCACATCCACCTCGGCGGAGCGGGCGAAAACGGGCCGGTCGCCGTCTGGCTCTATCCCGATCCGGAGGCGACCGAACCCGAACTCCAGGAGGGGCGCTTCGACGGCGTCCTCGCCACCGGGACGTTCACCGAGGAGCACCTCACCGACGCGGTCGAGGGCGGAACGATGGACGCGCTCCTCGAAGCGATCGAGGGCGGCGGTGCCTACGTGAACGTCCACACGGAGGAATACCCCGCCGGCGAGATCCGCGGTCAGCTCACGTCGGCCGAGGACGTCGCCGCGGCCCTGCAACACGAGCACGACGGTGACGCGGTCGACGAGACCGACGAACGGGACGGCGGAACCGCCGACGGCAACCGGAGCGACGGTGCCGGTGGCAACGAGACGGCCGGCGGATCCGATGGTGGCGGTGGCGACGAGAACGACACCGCGAGCGGGAATACCTCCGACGACGGCACCGACTACGGCGGGTAG
- a CDS encoding universal stress protein — protein sequence MVDRLLVPYDGSAAAAEALRYAFETFPDATVEVLYVVEPFAAHTDAGSDDARREWRDRAAAIAGERFDEARAIAAEYDAAIETEWRYGRPGHEIVDRVAADDVDQVVMGCHGRSGIERLMLGSVAETTIRRSEVPVTVIPEA from the coding sequence ATGGTCGACCGCCTTCTCGTTCCGTACGACGGGAGCGCCGCCGCGGCCGAGGCGCTTCGCTACGCATTCGAGACGTTTCCCGACGCCACCGTCGAGGTCCTGTACGTCGTCGAACCGTTCGCCGCGCACACGGACGCCGGCAGCGACGACGCGCGACGCGAGTGGCGCGACCGCGCGGCGGCCATCGCGGGCGAACGGTTCGACGAGGCGCGGGCGATCGCCGCCGAGTACGACGCCGCGATCGAGACCGAGTGGCGCTACGGGCGGCCGGGACACGAGATCGTCGACCGCGTCGCGGCGGACGACGTCGATCAGGTGGTCATGGGCTGTCACGGCCGTAGCGGCATCGAACGGCTCATGCTCGGGAGCGTCGCGGAGACGACGATCCGTCGGTCGGAGGTGCCCGTGACCGTGATTCCGGAGGCGTGA
- a CDS encoding DUF1102 domain-containing protein produces MKRRNFLIGAGSASLGGSAIVGSGAFSRVESDRAVSIAVAEDPDAYLGLDKCDSPNGSYAHLDDNGHLKIYMDEDNPTRDSTPLGAGINSNSTSWFHNVFQICNQGKESACIWIQDDDNWPTYEGDRRVEFYLGADDEASIVGEGNAVALDVGECICVGIRTKSYGLEEGDMLLDALDNDVTIVADVDGDCSDDGDGGDDGDDGDDGDDGDDGETCPDGLEIKYDIGDGSWDPSETHGVEFVAGDETGAAFSAPFAVDVYVFGGNVQEQQHSSVSGEFDVTKVDRSESGQPDADISHVWVVCPGAEEPSVGN; encoded by the coding sequence ATGAAACGACGAAATTTCCTGATCGGCGCCGGCTCTGCTTCCCTCGGCGGAAGCGCCATCGTCGGATCGGGCGCGTTCAGTCGCGTCGAATCGGACCGAGCCGTCTCCATCGCCGTCGCGGAGGACCCGGACGCCTACCTCGGATTGGACAAGTGTGACTCGCCAAACGGCAGTTACGCCCACCTCGACGACAACGGCCACCTCAAGATCTACATGGACGAGGACAACCCCACGCGGGACTCGACCCCGCTGGGTGCCGGAATCAACTCGAATTCCACGAGTTGGTTCCACAACGTCTTCCAGATCTGTAACCAGGGCAAGGAATCGGCCTGCATCTGGATCCAGGACGACGATAACTGGCCCACGTACGAGGGCGACCGCCGCGTCGAATTCTACCTCGGCGCCGACGACGAGGCCTCGATCGTCGGCGAGGGTAACGCCGTCGCGCTCGACGTCGGCGAGTGCATCTGCGTCGGCATCCGCACCAAGAGCTACGGCCTCGAGGAGGGCGATATGCTCCTCGACGCGCTCGACAACGACGTCACCATCGTCGCCGACGTCGACGGCGACTGTAGCGACGACGGCGATGGCGGTGACGACGGAGATGACGGCGACGACGGAGATGATGGTGACGACGGCGAAACGTGTCCGGACGGCCTCGAGATCAAGTACGATATCGGAGACGGGTCGTGGGATCCGTCGGAAACCCACGGCGTCGAGTTCGTCGCCGGCGACGAGACGGGTGCGGCGTTCTCCGCCCCGTTCGCGGTCGACGTCTACGTCTTCGGCGGTAACGTGCAGGAACAACAGCACAGTTCGGTATCCGGCGAGTTCGACGTGACGAAAGTCGACCGCTCCGAGTCGGGCCAACCGGACGCCGACATCAGTCACGTCTGGGTCGTTTGCCCGGGCGCCGAGGAACCCTCAGTCGGAAACTAA